The following coding sequences lie in one Alloacidobacterium dinghuense genomic window:
- a CDS encoding lactonase family protein, translating to MKLRKSGRTLLATATILGLGLGLTSCSPSNTVDFVYVTASKNNPGQISVYKVDSESGALTQIQDSPYPSGGRNPVGTITSPDGKYLYVINKDDNSIVEFAIGTDGKIYQQQTCNTPGSEPVALTMNASETLLYVVDFFSPTTPGGPVYSSANPGPGALIVYPVDKTTGNIGGSGCAPVQQTFVDANNVTQTATYVPIGFQPTGVNALANGNSVFVAAQDGLPSATSTLGVVDAFDVNSSGTLSPVTTYPTGTAPSSIASDPTNRFLYVTDSRQNQLITYTILSTGILNASQNPPVKTDTFPVAITVDPRGFYIYVANYNASDINAYAINQSTGTPSAVAGASAYATGAGPSCVLVEPGLGRFIYTANFIDNTVTGMELNPNTGALTANQNSPYLSAGQPTCAAAIPHGNHSTQAVSATAGS from the coding sequence ATGAAGTTGAGGAAATCGGGCCGGACGCTACTGGCCACCGCAACAATTCTAGGACTGGGTCTCGGTCTTACGTCCTGCAGCCCCAGCAACACGGTTGACTTCGTTTACGTCACCGCCTCAAAGAACAATCCAGGCCAGATCAGCGTTTACAAGGTCGACTCCGAGTCGGGTGCACTCACCCAGATTCAGGACTCGCCGTATCCTTCGGGCGGAAGAAATCCGGTGGGCACCATTACCTCGCCCGATGGCAAGTACCTGTATGTGATCAACAAGGACGACAACAGCATCGTCGAATTCGCGATCGGCACGGATGGCAAGATTTATCAGCAGCAGACCTGCAATACTCCAGGCTCAGAGCCTGTGGCGCTGACGATGAACGCCAGTGAGACGCTGCTTTACGTCGTCGACTTCTTCTCACCGACGACTCCGGGGGGCCCGGTTTACAGCAGCGCTAACCCAGGGCCGGGTGCTCTAATCGTGTATCCGGTGGATAAAACGACAGGCAATATCGGCGGCAGCGGTTGCGCGCCGGTGCAGCAGACCTTCGTCGATGCGAACAACGTGACGCAGACCGCCACGTATGTGCCGATCGGGTTCCAACCGACGGGTGTGAACGCGCTGGCCAACGGCAATTCGGTGTTTGTCGCCGCGCAGGATGGGCTGCCTTCAGCAACCAGCACGCTGGGTGTGGTGGATGCGTTCGACGTCAATTCCAGCGGCACCTTGTCCCCTGTGACCACGTATCCAACGGGCACGGCGCCATCGTCGATTGCCAGCGACCCAACCAACCGCTTCCTCTACGTGACGGACAGCCGCCAGAACCAGCTGATTACCTACACCATCCTTTCGACGGGCATCTTGAATGCAAGCCAGAACCCGCCAGTGAAAACTGACACCTTCCCAGTGGCTATCACTGTGGATCCACGCGGCTTTTACATTTACGTCGCCAACTACAACGCTTCAGATATCAATGCTTATGCCATCAACCAGTCCACGGGTACGCCATCGGCAGTGGCAGGAGCCAGTGCTTACGCGACAGGTGCGGGTCCCTCCTGCGTGCTTGTGGAACCGGGGCTTGGGCGCTTCATCTACACAGCCAACTTCATCGATAACACCGTTACCGGTATGGAATTGAACCCGAATACAGGCGCGCTGACCGCGAATCAGAACTCGCCGTATCTGTCGGCTGGGCAGCCGACTTGCGCGGCGGCGATTCCGCACGGCAACCACTCAACGCAGGCAGTGTCGGCAACGGCTGGCAGCTAG
- a CDS encoding M13 family metallopeptidase: MQSLRLASVLLLCTGFAIAQNSTIAAADQPSGSAPVAPMAPHSFDLSAIDKTADPCTDFFQYACGNWRKANPIPGDQVRWGRFNQLSEYNRYLLYLDLKKAADAPQTPLQQKYGDFYAACMNTDVANQLGDKPIQPILAHIDSLTDKKQLGLLLAHMQTDAGVPAFMRFGVEQDQKDSSKQIADTAQGGLSLPDRDYYLEDNPHMTKIRGQYHDYVVQMFKLIGDSDDKAAAEAKSVIEIETALAKGSMPRVELRNPDNVYHIMKLAELDSLTPDFDWTAYIGALDAPHFDTLNVATPEYFKTLNTVIAGQSLDNIKSYLRFRTVNTFAPWLSSNFDDANFDFFQKTLQGQAEQTARWKRCTALTDRTMGEAVGQDWVKENFPPSAKENMEKLVAALKVALAQDIQSLPWMSEETRKQAEVKLDAFRQKIGYPDHWRDYSKLEVKREDPIGNLRRAAAFHWDWEVHHLGKPVDEKEWTMTPPTVNAYYNDGLNDINFPAGILQPPFFDNTKDPAVNFGGIGVVIGHEMTHGFDDQGSKFDAKGNVKQWWTPTDQKEFEARTDCEVKEYSGFEPVAGTHLNGRLTLGENTADNGGIRIAYQALLSTLASEHTSPDKKIDDYTSPQRFFISFAQVWCENRTDEVQRQSAKTDPHSPGQFRVNGVVQNFDEFGKAFGCHKGQPMMPDNSCRVW; the protein is encoded by the coding sequence ATGCAATCGCTTCGCCTTGCTTCGGTGCTCTTGCTCTGCACCGGATTCGCCATCGCGCAAAATTCGACTATCGCTGCGGCAGACCAACCATCTGGCAGCGCTCCTGTTGCACCTATGGCGCCACACAGCTTCGATCTTTCGGCGATCGACAAGACAGCCGATCCCTGCACCGATTTCTTTCAATACGCCTGCGGGAACTGGCGGAAGGCCAATCCTATTCCCGGCGACCAGGTGCGTTGGGGACGCTTCAACCAGCTGTCCGAATATAACCGCTATCTGCTCTATCTCGATCTGAAAAAGGCCGCCGATGCGCCGCAGACTCCGCTGCAGCAGAAATACGGCGACTTCTATGCCGCCTGCATGAATACCGATGTAGCGAACCAGCTTGGCGACAAGCCCATTCAGCCGATCCTGGCGCACATCGACAGCCTGACCGACAAGAAACAGCTTGGCCTGCTGCTGGCGCACATGCAGACGGACGCCGGCGTGCCTGCGTTCATGCGGTTTGGCGTGGAACAGGACCAGAAGGATTCGAGCAAACAGATCGCCGACACGGCGCAGGGTGGGCTGTCTCTCCCGGACCGCGACTATTACCTTGAAGACAATCCGCACATGACGAAGATTCGCGGACAGTATCACGACTACGTGGTGCAGATGTTCAAGCTCATCGGCGATTCCGACGATAAGGCCGCGGCCGAGGCGAAAAGCGTGATCGAAATCGAGACGGCTCTGGCGAAGGGTTCGATGCCGCGCGTCGAGCTGCGCAATCCTGACAACGTGTACCACATCATGAAGCTCGCCGAACTGGATTCGCTCACGCCGGACTTTGACTGGACAGCGTACATCGGCGCGCTGGACGCTCCCCACTTTGACACCCTGAACGTGGCCACGCCGGAATACTTCAAGACGCTGAACACAGTGATTGCCGGCCAGAGTCTCGACAACATCAAGAGCTACCTGCGCTTCCGCACCGTCAACACCTTCGCGCCATGGCTCTCAAGCAATTTCGATGACGCGAATTTCGACTTCTTCCAGAAGACGCTGCAAGGTCAGGCCGAGCAGACAGCGCGATGGAAGCGCTGCACGGCACTCACGGATCGCACGATGGGCGAAGCCGTGGGGCAGGACTGGGTGAAGGAAAACTTTCCTCCATCCGCGAAAGAGAATATGGAGAAGCTTGTAGCCGCTCTGAAGGTTGCGCTGGCGCAGGATATACAGTCGCTGCCCTGGATGAGCGAGGAGACGAGGAAACAGGCTGAGGTCAAGCTGGATGCTTTCCGGCAGAAGATTGGCTACCCGGATCACTGGCGCGATTACTCGAAACTCGAAGTAAAGCGCGAGGATCCTATTGGCAATCTGCGGCGAGCGGCAGCCTTCCACTGGGACTGGGAAGTCCATCATCTTGGCAAGCCAGTGGACGAGAAGGAATGGACGATGACTCCGCCGACCGTCAATGCGTACTACAACGACGGATTGAACGATATCAACTTCCCTGCCGGCATTCTGCAGCCGCCATTCTTTGACAACACCAAGGATCCGGCTGTGAACTTTGGTGGCATTGGCGTGGTCATCGGCCATGAGATGACGCACGGCTTCGACGACCAGGGTAGCAAGTTTGACGCAAAGGGCAATGTGAAGCAATGGTGGACGCCGACCGATCAGAAGGAATTCGAAGCGCGCACGGACTGCGAAGTGAAGGAGTACAGCGGCTTCGAGCCGGTTGCAGGAACGCATCTGAACGGCAGGCTGACGCTCGGCGAGAATACCGCTGACAACGGTGGCATTCGCATTGCGTATCAGGCGCTGCTGAGCACGCTGGCTTCCGAACACACGAGTCCGGACAAGAAGATCGACGACTACACTTCACCGCAGCGCTTTTTCATTTCGTTTGCGCAGGTGTGGTGTGAAAACCGCACCGATGAAGTGCAACGCCAGTCCGCGAAGACAGATCCGCATTCGCCGGGACAGTTTCGCGTAAACGGCGTGGTGCAGAACTTCGATGAATTCGGTAAAGCCTTTGGCTGCCACAAAGGCCAGCCGATGATGCCTGACAATTCCTGCCGCGTCTGGTAG
- the kdsA gene encoding 3-deoxy-8-phosphooctulonate synthase, translating to MSHEFEVGNVHVGSGKLFLIAGPCVIESEAHVRKMADAIQRITSGLGVPYIFKASYDKANRTSVESFRGPGLKEGTAILRRLAEATGLPVLTDVHEPGHCEIAAEGADVLQIPAFLCRQTDLILAAGRTGRAVNVKKGQFVAPWDMKHTVGKLQTTGNNRFFLTERGASFGYNNLVVDMRSLPIMRKLAPVVFDGTHSVQTPSAANGVSGGQPEFIPVLTRAAVAAGVDGIFLEVHDNPAEAKSDGANALDLKYLHGLLETLLAIHEAAHAKVTAE from the coding sequence GTGAGTCACGAATTCGAAGTTGGTAACGTACATGTCGGCTCTGGCAAGCTGTTTCTGATCGCCGGGCCCTGCGTCATTGAAAGCGAAGCGCATGTGCGCAAAATGGCGGATGCCATCCAGCGCATCACGTCTGGTCTTGGTGTCCCCTATATCTTCAAAGCTTCTTACGACAAGGCCAACCGAACATCCGTCGAGAGCTTTCGCGGTCCCGGCCTGAAAGAAGGCACGGCGATCCTGCGCCGTCTGGCTGAAGCCACTGGGCTCCCAGTCCTGACCGATGTCCATGAGCCCGGGCATTGCGAAATTGCCGCTGAAGGCGCGGACGTGCTGCAGATTCCGGCGTTTCTCTGCCGCCAGACGGATCTGATTCTGGCCGCCGGCCGCACGGGCCGTGCCGTCAACGTGAAGAAGGGCCAGTTTGTGGCGCCCTGGGACATGAAGCACACCGTTGGCAAGCTGCAGACGACGGGCAACAACCGCTTCTTCCTGACCGAGCGCGGCGCAAGCTTCGGGTACAACAATCTCGTCGTAGACATGCGTTCTCTTCCCATCATGCGGAAGCTTGCGCCTGTCGTCTTCGACGGTACGCACTCGGTACAGACACCTTCCGCTGCGAACGGCGTTTCCGGAGGACAGCCGGAGTTTATTCCGGTGCTTACACGCGCGGCGGTTGCCGCCGGTGTAGATGGCATCTTTCTTGAAGTGCATGACAATCCGGCAGAGGCAAAGTCGGATGGAGCCAACGCGCTCGATCTGAAGTACCTTCACGGATTGCTGGAGACGCTGCTTGCCATTCACGAGGCCGCCCACGCAAAGGTGACTGCTGAATGA